A region of Veillonellaceae bacterium DNA encodes the following proteins:
- a CDS encoding TatD family hydrolase: MTGLFDTHAHLYDKAFDQDREDVIARIFKTLDYVVVPSEDLETSRKAVRLADTHEGIYAAVGIHPQVTNGASDEVLAEIARLAKIHDKVRAIGEIGLDYHYLYTDKDTQKYWFEKQIQMAKELDLPILIHDREAHGDVLEILKRNADSRLRGILHCFSGSIETARELMKLGFYISFAGPVVFPKSIKLKEVAADIPLDRLLIETDSPYLTPPPYRGKRNDPSNVLLVAEELARIKNMDVQELIDITRENAMKIYQIHQ; encoded by the coding sequence ATGACCGGACTTTTTGATACGCACGCCCATCTCTACGACAAAGCGTTTGACCAGGATCGTGAAGACGTCATTGCCCGGATTTTCAAGACACTGGATTATGTCGTCGTTCCATCAGAGGACCTGGAGACAAGCCGGAAGGCAGTCCGTCTCGCGGATACGCATGAAGGAATTTATGCCGCTGTCGGCATTCACCCTCAGGTGACAAACGGCGCATCAGACGAAGTGCTCGCTGAGATTGCCCGCCTGGCAAAGATTCATGATAAGGTCAGGGCAATCGGGGAAATCGGCCTCGATTATCACTATCTCTATACGGATAAGGATACCCAGAAGTATTGGTTTGAGAAACAGATCCAGATGGCAAAGGAACTGGATCTTCCTATCCTCATTCATGACAGGGAAGCTCACGGAGATGTTCTGGAAATATTGAAGCGCAATGCGGACAGCCGCCTTCGCGGCATTCTGCACTGTTTTTCAGGAAGCATAGAAACGGCAAGGGAACTGATGAAGCTTGGCTTCTACATCTCTTTTGCGGGGCCTGTGGTCTTTCCAAAGAGCATAAAGCTCAAAGAAGTTGCTGCAGATATTCCCCTGGACAGGCTGCTGATTGAAACTGACAGCCCGTACCTGACACCGCCTCCTTATAGGGGAAAGAGAAATGATCCGTCCAACGTACTCCTGGTTGCTGAGGAGCTGGCAAGGATCAAGAATATGGACGTTCAGGAACTGATTGATATTACGCGTGAAAATGCCATGAAAATTTATCAGATTCATCAATAA
- a CDS encoding HU family DNA-binding protein has product MNKTELIAAVAEEAEMTKKDAEKAVKAVIDVISDALVQGDKVQLIGFGTFEVRERGARVGHNPSTQKEIKIPASKAPAFRVSKQLKEKVNVVKAKKAKKAKK; this is encoded by the coding sequence ATGAACAAAACAGAACTCATCGCAGCAGTTGCCGAAGAAGCAGAAATGACTAAGAAAGATGCGGAAAAGGCAGTCAAAGCCGTTATTGATGTCATCTCTGACGCTCTTGTTCAGGGAGATAAGGTTCAGCTCATCGGTTTTGGTACTTTCGAAGTTCGTGAACGTGGTGCACGTGTTGGTCACAATCCTTCCACTCAGAAGGAAATCAAGATTCCTGCATCCAAAGCTCCGGCTTTCCGCGTATCCAAACAGCTGAAAGAAAAAGTAAACGTAGTAAAAGCAAAAAAAGCAAAGAAAGCAAAGAAATAA
- the mazG gene encoding nucleoside triphosphate pyrophosphohydrolase: MKISTALDLLMDKGLLSEEDTFTIVRDNEAGSVSLQLKHPLIVLFSNAQNLKSFSARLKRLYTKDSSVLAIDPFGTILRLSVEEFSNHTMDSDFIFFFDSRKAKTQPLHPFSLKRIDDVVGRLLAPGGCPWDRSQDHMSLRTYFLQEVYEVIDAIDKNDIPNLKEELGDVLFQVVIHAKLCEEEGQFSMQDVVDGISEKMIRRHPFVFGNSSSEELDQAFETWEKRKRIEKNRQYLLSGVPRSLPSLLLACIIQKKVSSNGLEEVFFSESFPEDVRRKICDILDAEDQRTGEFSAGAFLFALDRVLCERGIDPELALHSYTVNFMDRLRSFESDLQKSGKTLADMTPEDAQKSWKKFNGNS, from the coding sequence ATGAAAATTAGTACAGCTTTAGACTTATTGATGGATAAAGGCTTGCTGTCGGAGGAAGATACATTCACCATTGTACGAGATAATGAGGCCGGGAGTGTATCACTTCAGCTCAAGCATCCCTTGATTGTATTATTTTCAAATGCTCAGAATCTTAAATCATTTTCTGCCAGATTAAAAAGATTGTACACAAAAGATTCTTCTGTATTGGCAATTGATCCGTTTGGAACCATTTTAAGGCTTTCCGTGGAAGAATTTTCCAATCATACAATGGATTCTGATTTTATTTTCTTCTTCGACAGCAGGAAGGCCAAAACGCAGCCGCTTCATCCCTTTTCGTTGAAACGGATTGATGATGTTGTTGGACGGCTTCTTGCTCCTGGAGGATGCCCATGGGACAGGAGCCAGGATCATATGTCCCTCAGGACGTACTTCCTTCAGGAAGTGTATGAAGTCATCGATGCAATCGATAAAAACGATATCCCTAATTTAAAAGAGGAGCTTGGGGATGTACTGTTTCAGGTCGTCATTCATGCAAAGCTTTGTGAAGAAGAAGGCCAGTTTTCCATGCAGGATGTAGTCGATGGCATATCCGAGAAAATGATAAGAAGACATCCCTTCGTTTTCGGAAATTCATCCTCTGAAGAGCTCGATCAGGCTTTTGAAACATGGGAAAAACGTAAGAGAATTGAAAAAAACAGGCAATATCTGTTATCCGGAGTGCCTAGGAGCTTGCCAAGTCTGCTTCTAGCGTGTATAATTCAAAAGAAAGTTAGTTCCAACGGACTGGAAGAAGTGTTCTTTTCAGAAAGTTTCCCAGAGGATGTACGAAGGAAAATCTGCGATATTCTTGACGCAGAAGACCAACGAACCGGAGAATTCAGCGCGGGTGCTTTTCTTTTCGCTTTAGACCGTGTACTTTGCGAAAGAGGGATCGATCCGGAGCTGGCATTACACAGTTATACTGTGAATTTTATGGATCGGTTGAGATCATTTGAGTCGGATCTTCAGAAATCCGGCAAAACCCTTGCTGACATGACTCCTGAGGATGCTCAGAAATCCTGGAAAAAATTCAACGGAAATAGTTGA
- the metG gene encoding methionine--tRNA ligase — translation MSEKPKYYITTPIYYPSAKLHIGHTYCTSIADAVARFKRLDGYDVFFLTGSDEHGQKIEQKAEEAGVTPIQYVDGIVALFKQLWKELNITNDDFIRTTEERHKKVVQMLFQRAYDKGDIYLGKYEGWYCIPDETFWPENKLTPEHICPDCGRPLQRVSEDAYFFKMSKYADQWLKYIDEHPDFIQPESRKNEMVQFVKSGLEDLCVSRTSFTWGIPVPFDPKHVVYVWFDALVNYLTAAGIVDDPEKFHKFWPADVHLVGKEIVRFHSIIWPIMLMSLGIEIPKKIYGHGWLIVDGEKMSKSKGNVIDPIPLLQEFGSDAIRYYLLNDIQLGQDGNFSRDRLIGRINSDLSNDLGNLLYRTLSMVEKYRGGVLTNGDASGDQAVADASADIEEKAKQTLEEFRSGMSNWKINDAIKAVWTFIRALNKYIDVTAPWILAKDESKAGALDAVLYHLCEGLRFVSLMAEPVIPIASEKIWNQLGLKDFKGADYKDLVWGGIADGTVVHKGDQIFPRIEIEEDEEEKAEPVKKSKNNKKAEKSSSSKKEAEEKTEEIDISEFFKTDLRVAEIMTAEKVEKSNKLIKMTVSLGGDDTRTVVSGISQYYKPEDLVGKHVIFVSNLKPAKLMGIESQGMILAASKDGELQVPFVDMPAGSKVK, via the coding sequence ATGAGTGAAAAACCGAAATATTATATTACGACACCGATTTATTATCCTAGTGCAAAACTCCATATCGGGCACACGTACTGCACATCGATAGCCGATGCTGTAGCACGTTTCAAGCGCCTTGACGGGTATGATGTGTTCTTTTTGACCGGTTCTGACGAACATGGACAGAAAATTGAACAGAAAGCAGAAGAAGCCGGAGTAACGCCTATCCAGTACGTTGACGGCATTGTTGCTTTATTCAAACAGCTTTGGAAAGAACTCAATATTACCAATGATGACTTCATCAGGACAACCGAGGAAAGACATAAGAAGGTCGTACAGATGCTTTTCCAGCGCGCTTACGACAAGGGTGACATCTATTTGGGCAAGTATGAAGGATGGTACTGCATTCCTGATGAAACATTCTGGCCTGAAAACAAATTGACGCCGGAACACATTTGTCCTGACTGCGGCCGCCCGCTGCAGAGAGTAAGCGAAGATGCTTACTTCTTTAAGATGTCAAAATATGCTGATCAGTGGCTTAAATACATTGATGAACATCCGGACTTCATTCAGCCGGAATCCCGCAAGAATGAAATGGTGCAGTTTGTTAAAAGTGGACTAGAAGATCTCTGCGTGTCCCGTACAAGCTTTACGTGGGGCATCCCTGTTCCCTTTGATCCCAAGCATGTCGTATATGTCTGGTTTGATGCACTCGTCAATTACTTGACAGCGGCAGGCATTGTTGACGATCCTGAAAAATTCCACAAATTCTGGCCGGCAGATGTTCACCTGGTCGGGAAAGAAATTGTCCGCTTCCACAGTATTATCTGGCCGATCATGCTGATGAGCCTTGGCATTGAAATTCCGAAAAAGATTTACGGGCATGGATGGCTCATTGTCGATGGCGAAAAGATGTCCAAATCCAAGGGCAATGTCATCGATCCGATTCCTCTTCTTCAGGAATTTGGTTCAGATGCGATCCGCTATTATCTCCTCAATGATATCCAGCTTGGACAGGATGGCAACTTCAGCCGTGACCGCTTAATTGGAAGAATCAATTCCGACCTGTCGAATGATTTGGGAAATCTCTTGTACAGAACGCTTTCCATGGTTGAAAAATACAGAGGCGGCGTCCTGACAAATGGTGATGCCTCCGGTGATCAGGCTGTTGCTGATGCATCTGCAGACATCGAAGAAAAAGCTAAGCAGACACTGGAGGAATTCCGCAGCGGAATGAGCAACTGGAAAATCAATGATGCAATCAAGGCAGTATGGACTTTTATCCGTGCCCTGAATAAATACATTGACGTAACCGCACCCTGGATTCTGGCAAAGGATGAATCCAAAGCGGGGGCACTCGATGCTGTACTTTATCATCTCTGCGAAGGACTCCGTTTTGTTTCCCTTATGGCAGAACCGGTGATTCCGATTGCGTCTGAAAAGATCTGGAATCAGCTCGGGCTGAAAGATTTCAAGGGTGCTGATTACAAAGATCTCGTATGGGGCGGAATTGCTGACGGTACCGTGGTTCACAAAGGCGACCAGATCTTCCCGAGAATTGAAATAGAAGAAGACGAAGAAGAAAAGGCTGAACCAGTCAAGAAATCCAAGAATAACAAGAAAGCAGAAAAATCATCTTCTTCCAAAAAAGAAGCAGAAGAGAAAACTGAAGAAATTGATATTTCCGAATTCTTTAAGACCGACCTTAGAGTAGCGGAAATTATGACAGCGGAAAAGGTTGAAAAATCCAACAAGTTGATCAAGATGACAGTATCGCTTGGCGGCGATGATACAAGAACAGTGGTCAGCGGAATTTCCCAGTACTACAAACCGGAAGATCTTGTTGGCAAACATGTCATTTTTGTTTCCAACCTCAAGCCTGCCAAACTGATGGGAATCGAATCGCAGGGAATGATTCTGGCAGCTTCCAAGGACGGAGAGCTGCAGGTGCCTTTTGTGGACATGCCTGCTGGAAGCAAAGTCAAATGA
- a CDS encoding glycosyl transferase, which translates to MANQGRKLFILTASIGTGHSQAARAIAEAVKRLHPEDSVSVLDFVSSNMFSIDHIIKDTYLKMIDVFPELYDHLYSDSQSSKFGQLSQKMLSLTFKRRMKSLIETLKPDAMIFTHPFPAGAADLLKQDQDISFPMLGVITDFDIHQLWVDHYLDGYCVATPDLKTLLESYHIPPEIIHVTGIPVRRAFYEKAAEGKPFEKGTVLVMGGGLGLGNVIDNITRLDEVKEISKFIVITGKNINLYEKVAMLSEKLHHPVELHSYTNKVAEIMARSELLVTKPGALTCTEALVMHLPMVLVNTLPGQERANAMHMKNQGCAEWVKRDELPSTVKHILTNPDLRLRMSKACGESLPDSASDVVRILYDMMNK; encoded by the coding sequence ATGGCGAATCAAGGGCGAAAGCTTTTTATTTTAACAGCAAGTATAGGAACCGGACACAGCCAGGCGGCCCGGGCTATCGCAGAGGCTGTTAAACGACTTCATCCGGAAGACTCTGTCAGTGTTCTGGATTTTGTTTCGAGCAATATGTTCTCTATTGACCATATCATCAAGGATACATATCTGAAAATGATTGATGTATTCCCCGAATTATATGATCATCTGTACAGTGATTCCCAGAGCAGCAAGTTTGGGCAGCTCTCGCAGAAAATGCTTTCACTTACTTTCAAGCGCAGGATGAAGAGCCTGATAGAAACTCTAAAACCGGATGCCATGATCTTCACGCATCCATTTCCTGCTGGTGCGGCAGATCTTCTAAAACAGGACCAGGATATTTCGTTTCCCATGCTTGGCGTAATCACGGATTTTGATATTCATCAGCTTTGGGTAGACCATTACCTGGACGGCTATTGTGTTGCAACCCCGGATTTGAAAACTCTTTTGGAAAGCTACCATATTCCGCCGGAAATCATTCATGTGACAGGAATTCCTGTGCGCCGTGCCTTCTATGAAAAGGCCGCAGAGGGAAAGCCTTTCGAAAAGGGCACGGTTCTTGTTATGGGCGGAGGCCTCGGGCTTGGAAATGTCATCGATAATATAACCCGCCTGGATGAAGTGAAGGAAATTTCAAAATTTATCGTCATTACAGGGAAAAATATTAACTTGTATGAGAAAGTTGCCATGCTTTCTGAAAAGCTTCATCATCCAGTAGAACTCCACAGCTATACCAACAAGGTTGCAGAAATTATGGCAAGAAGCGAACTGCTGGTTACGAAGCCAGGAGCACTGACCTGCACGGAAGCATTGGTTATGCATCTTCCGATGGTTCTGGTAAATACACTTCCCGGACAGGAACGGGCCAATGCGATGCATATGAAAAATCAGGGATGCGCTGAATGGGTCAAGAGGGATGAACTGCCGTCTACGGTTAAACATATTCTTACCAACCCTGATTTGAGACTCCGCATGTCTAAAGCATGCGGTGAATCGCTTCCTGACAGCGCAAGTGATGTTGTCAGGATTCTCTATGATATGATGAACAAATAA